One window of the Strix uralensis isolate ZFMK-TIS-50842 chromosome 3, bStrUra1, whole genome shotgun sequence genome contains the following:
- the GFRAL gene encoding GDNF family receptor alpha-like, with protein MAALLRLVLFMYFTSISTAQTADCLHLREQCINAANGCDSVWKVVEDVCNISVLGNRCKAEDTIGCNRIIQVLADEYPEFKNCVCTTDDFCSITTLLGKHCSIDKEYLETASRADTRLSFRQRRNPKDQRHPEELENDCSVSKQRCQEDPYCFLAYKSFQRACKVDGAKCRLPMVNQECLSAWKELMKTVLGECKCSEPLQMRCVKIWKGIFNNPCLQYSQESQVSAASENYDDDDGDDDDDGDDDDDQDDVDDEKNQDTDTDNISTETKLQWSLSALSKQAYTANRTCLDVNKECVEDEVCNKQLSLYLKVCSVNKKCNMEECQAAIRFFYQNMPFEVAQMMTFCDCIQPDESCHRAKELLHGKPCAVTAVPPPSCLNVIHMCEENELCRKKYTTFRSKCWRHVTKKCYDDGACLETLIKGDMPCSANADCKAAYISNWGTMLRVECTCQNLPPAEQSLCKLFHHILHSKSCFSELRQISIKKKGFHWVNTKIPGEKLSRAQLHSSSINGETVYIIAYSSCVVLILGIVLLTLLKIRACRTKRESRSPSPDHSSETFMVHYKSHR; from the exons TACTAGGTAATAGATGCAAGGCAGAAGACACTATTGGATGTAATAGAATCATCCAGGTCCTGGCTGATGAATACCCAGAATTTAAAAACTGTGTCTGCACCACAGACGATTTCTGTAGCATCACAACTTTGCTTGGGAAACACTGCAGTATTGATAAAG AATATTTGGAAACAGCCTCAAGAGCAGATACTCGACTGAGTTTTAGGCAGCGCAGAAACCCCAAAGACCAAAGACACCCAGAAGAATTAGAGAACGACTGCAGTGTTTCAAAACAACGCTGTCAAGAGGACCCTTACTGCTTTTTAGCATATAAGAGCTTCCAGCGAGCATGCAAGGTGGATGGAGCAAAATGCAGGCTCCCGATGGTCAACCAGGAGTGTTTATCAGCCTGGAAAGAACTGATGAAAACAGTGCTGGGAGAGTGCAAGTGCTCAGAGCCACTTCAGATGAGATGCGTTAAAATATGGAAGGGAATATTTAACAACCCTTGTTTACAATACTCTCAAGAGAGCCAAGTTTCAGCAGCTAGTGAAAATTATGATGATGacgatggtgatgatgatgacgatggtgatgatgatgacgatCAAGATGATGTTGATGATGAGAAAAATCAGGACACTGATACAG ataatattagtacagaaacaaaattacaaTGGAGCTTATCTGCCCTCTCCAAACAAG CATACACAGCGAACAGAACCTGTTTGGATGTGAACAAGGAGTGTGTTGAAGATGAAGTATGTAACAAACAGTTGTCCCTGTACCTTAAGGTTTGCTCCGTAAATAAGAAATGCAACATGGAAGAATGTCAAGCAGCCATAAGGTTCTTCTATCAAAACATGCCTTTTGAAGTTGCCCAAATGATGACATTTTGTGATTGTATCCAGCCTGATGAATCCTGCCACAGAGCCAAAGAACTTCTCCACGGCAAGCCCTGTGCAGTTACTGCAGTTCCACCCCCATCATGTCTGAATGTAATCCACATGTGTGAAGAGAATGAATTGTGCAG gaaaaaatacacaactTTTCGGTCCAAGTGTTGGAGACATGTGACAAAAAAATGCTACGATGATGGAGCTTGTCTTGAAACCTTAATCAAGGGTGACATGCCCTGTTCTGCAAACGCTGATTGCAAAGCAGCCTACATTAGCAACTGGGGCACAATGCTGCGCGTGGAGTGTACGTGTCAGAATTTACCACCTGCTGAGCAATCTTTGTGCAAGCTCTTCCATCACATACTTCACAGTAAATCCTGCTTCAGTGAGTTAC GTCAAATTTCCATTAAGAAGAAAGGTTTTCATTGGGTAAATACAAAAATACCAGGAGAAAAGCTTTCCAGAGCACAGCTCCATTCTTCTTCAATTAATG GTGAAACAGTCTACATTATTGCCTATTCCTCCTGCGTAGTTCTCATCCTAGGAATAGTCCTGTTGACTCTCCTAAAGATCAG AGCCTGCAGAACAAAACGTGAGTCAAGAAGTCCCTCGCCAGACCATTCTTCTGAAACTTTTATGGTCCATTATAAAAGCCACAGATGA